The Scomber scombrus chromosome 19, fScoSco1.1, whole genome shotgun sequence DNA window taaaagacacacaaacacactcccgcccctcttaaaataataattaaaaaaaaaatttaaccTGAGAAAGCAGAAATCTGAGGGAGGTGAATACAGGGCTTGTGCACTAGTCATAAGCCCAGTGTGCTGCACTGATGATAGGGTCAGGGCAGCAGGAATGGAGAAGAACTAAGGATTCTGGGTAAACTGATGGTGGGAAGAGGGATGGAGAGCCCAACGTGGGTCACCAGTTTAATTCTGGCGACCAGGCTAAAAGGATGTCCATGGCTGTTGAGggtaaggagtaaggaggggcAGTTGAACCAAGAGCCGGTAGGTCGTGGGACCTAGAGTCCATCGTGGGTGGTCAACATGTCTTCAGCTCTGCGGTGGGACTCCAAGGCTTTTGTGGTGTAGATATCCTGAGGCAACTCAGATTTGCGTCGCACCATAGGCCGCTCTTTCCGCTGCTCATGTTGCAACTGTCAGATGGAGAGGAGACAAAAGGCTTAATTATAACATTACGTGCCATCATCTTTTGTCAACTTGTCACATTGTCCCTGTTCTGATTCTATCTTTGTGACAGAGGCACAACACAATTCAATTAGATACATCAAATTCTATATTATTATACAGAGGAAAACCAAGACTAACCGAATCAAAGCATGGCGTACTGAGCCAGTCATACCTTGACAAATACATCAAAACTGGTGCAGAACAACAATCTTAAATTAAATACAGAACATTGCATGTCCTGAACTACTTGGACAACATGAAAGGAAGGcaagcacaaaaaaaccccaacaaagCTCTTGATTCCAGTGTTTAGTCCATGACCAGATTAGTTCCTGCATTGTTTTTTGGACTAGAAGGCTATGATCGTAAGAAAAAATACACTAAAACAAAGACTTTAACAGAAAGAATACAGTTATAATAATTACTGTTTCAATTAGAAGAATTTGCAAGCTAACAAGCAAGTGTATGACTATATAGAATGattacaagatgaaaaaatggaTAGTGACAGAGAGAAGTCAGGTTTACCTGAGTCGCGCCCTCCTCAACTGTCTTTTTTAACCTCTGAACATCTTCTATCAAAGGAACATCCGTCTCCATTGCTACAGGACTATTGAGGTCAGAGGAATCAACATACATAGAGAACTATGTTGAAAAGaaagggaaacaaaaacaaaacaaaaaaaacacaaaaggatgGAAAAAGACATTCAGTCGCATGCAAAGAATGAATCAAGAGGCTCTGTGTGAATTACAACAAGCAACTCTGATCTACTGCACTATCAGTAAAATATGCTTCAGTTGGggtgatttaaacattttattggaAGTTGTGTGGATTATGAAATAGCCACTTTGGTGTCAAATGATATTAAGAGATCACCAGGTGTTAGAGAATATATTATGAATTAAAGAGCAACCAAACCCTGTACGACACATTTACATCATTGCACTGATCTTTGTAggttaaaaatgtacatgttttacttttttaactaTAGTCTTTTGCAGATTTGACAAAACCAAACAGTTTTGCAATATTGTGATACAGCGCAATGCTAAAATTATTTCTGATGAGGGTACAGAACATTCATTTCAAAAGCATGATTATTAACCTGGGTGTAGTTACtctttaaatgaatcaaatacCTCTGGAGATCCCATTCCATTACAGAAACAATTCACcacaaataagcacattttcAGAGCACTCATCAAgatctttacatttttagcaGAAGTGTGAAAACACTACTAAGAGTATGAAAAAGTCTAGGCAAACCAGAACAGGGTAAGATGGAAAGGGCATGACAAATACACAGATAGGTctctacacacatacacaaacataagtacacacacacactttggtaGTAAGGGGGaaaacagacatgttttaatgacTGCACTCAATACTCACCTGTGGGTTTGATTTGGCGAGGTTCTCGATCTTGATCCAAGCCTCTTCGCGTTCTTTTGACTTTGCCTTCTCTCTGTCAAGAAAAGCACCGAACCTTGTGTCACACATGTGTCCAACACTCATTCAGCTTCACTGTGAAGGCTGATGGGAATTATGCGTCACTTAGcctttattctttaaaaagatgaattgagTGGGAGAGTCTGTGGTGCCTACTTGTTTTTCTCAGCCCTGAACTGCTGTGTGCAATCATCAAAGAGCTTCTGATTCATCTCCATGAAAAGCTTCAGAGCGTTGTAAATGAGGCCGTGGATGgtcctgtaaacacacacacacacacagacacacaaagtcGGTCAAGAGTCAAATCTTTACAAACATAAGCCACATTAAAGCAAAGACCAGTTTAGCCATTAGCAACAAACCTAAATCAAAATcagatggaaaataaatgtaaaaaaattatGCTTGACACTTGGCAAAAAGCCAGAGCATTTTCAAATCTTAAACTGACAAAATGCGAATGAAAATATAAAGCTATGAACTATTGGTTGTGACGGCAGCCACTCTTTAACCGTTTAAGAAACATCTGCATAAGTCATGATACACAGACTTTTAGATATATTGTTTATGATAATTATGTCTACTGAAATGCTTGAGTGTCATGCAGGAAGAGTATGTTCTGTTACTCAAACATCTATACGCACTTCCGAGATCACTATGTGAGCTATTTGGTCAGGCACTTTGTCAGACTGGTGTTACATGCAGGGGGAAGTACGGAACGTTAAGGGACACTAGTACAGACTGTGTGGAGGTGTAACACTAGAGTATCACTCACTTATTCCAGTGGGTCTTTGAGTTGCGGTACAGAGCGGGGAACATAATCGGCAGAATCTTAGCTGCGTTGTCGCTAATCAGACTCATGATGTACTCGTTGTTCCAGTAGTACAGAGCTCTCTCTGCAacctaaataaaacaaacacaacacctCAATCAGCTCAGTCAGGCGCCTGAATAACTTATTCTCTGGGTAATGAAGGTAACACTGATAACCCATCAGTTACCTGGAAGTGCGGGCTTGACACACACTTGGCCAGCTGTCTGAAGAGAGGCTCCTGCACCTTTACGAACTCAGAGGGCTCGATGACATCCAGAATCTCCTCCAGCTCATTGAGGAACATCACTTCCTTAGGACTGTGAGTCTTTGGCCAGTACTTTAGAAGAGCCATTACCACCTGTGGTGATGGTAAAGATAATGTAGAATAAGTCATCACTGAGAATACAGACTTATAATCttgtgaaatgaaacaaacttacatttttttattattaatctgAGCAAGGCGATTAAGCAAGTATTTTTATGCAAAGCAACGAATATTAGTCtcccatgtttttatttgacataCCGGCTCAGTTAGAGTGCTGTCCTTTTCCAAAAACTGCACCACGCAGTAGGCCAGCTGCAAAAtgcataaacaaatacaatcatTAAACTGTCAAAAGTATTTGAATTTACACACAACCAAATTAAACTTTACACAGCGGGGGATGTGGGATGCCTGAGGGACAGACTAGCTGGGACATGCAACATCAGTTTTTGAAAAAACCTGTAGATTGACCTGCTGCTCTCATGGAAAGAGGAGGGGTGTACTTCAAGCAAGTTTGGACaagaatatttaaataaaatcttttaaagTAACTATTTAATAATGTATCTgctatattttgtttttcacacagcttttcctttttaagttattttaatttcagcttctcatatttcattttgagtttCACAAATATTTGCCTTCAGAAACTCACCTTCACAAACATAATTCCCCAGCCTCTCACTTTAACCATTGCAACTTAATGCCTGAGCCCAACCTGTACCCTAAACTGAGCATAAACTCAATTCTaaaccaagtcttaaccctcAAATTGCCCTTTGAAGTTGAGgacaaaaatgtcctcactacACAGAAATGTTCTCACAATGCTGTTTTGCAACCAAACCAGCATTGGTAGAAagacgagcacacacacatacagattcatttttatcatttgagAAGACATTACACCGACTTTCATTTCCTAAAGACttttcctaaccttaaccacaaTCACCACTTGCCTAATCCAAggcaagtcttcaccctaaaattaattatttacattaaggGGACCAGCTTTTTGTCCTCAATTAGGGAGGCAAGTCCCCACAACATAAGGAATACCTGctacacacccacacccacatcCACATACTTTACCTGTGGATGGTAGACACTGAGTGATTTGACTTTGTGCAGAGGCAATAAAACCTTCAACAGGAAAATCTTGTGCTCTTCTTTTAGTGGTAAGGCAAATCCATTGA harbors:
- the ppp2r5ca gene encoding serine/threonine-protein phosphatase 2A 56 kDa regulatory subunit gamma isoform isoform X2, with product MLTCNKAGDRMVVDAPNSNGPFQPVALMHFRDVAPAEQEKLFIQKLRQCCVLFDFLSDPLSDLKWKEVKRAALSEMVEYITHNRNVITEPIYPEVVHMFAVNMFRTLPPSSNPTGAEFDPEEDEPTLEAAWPHLQLVYEFFLRFLESPDFQPNVAKKYIDQKFVMQLLDLFDSEDPRERDFLKTTLHRIYGKFLGLRAYIRKQINNIFYRFIYETEHHNGIAELLEILGSIINGFALPLKEEHKIFLLKVLLPLHKVKSLSVYHPQLAYCVVQFLEKDSTLTEPVVMALLKYWPKTHSPKEVMFLNELEEILDVIEPSEFVKVQEPLFRQLAKCVSSPHFQVAERALYYWNNEYIMSLISDNAAKILPIMFPALYRNSKTHWNKTIHGLIYNALKLFMEMNQKLFDDCTQQFRAEKNKEKAKSKEREEAWIKIENLAKSNPQLQHEQRKERPMVRRKSELPQDIYTTKALESHRRAEDMLTTHDGL
- the ppp2r5ca gene encoding serine/threonine-protein phosphatase 2A 56 kDa regulatory subunit gamma isoform isoform X1 produces the protein MLTCNKAGDRMVVDAPNSNGPFQPVALMHFRDVAPAEQEKLFIQKLRQCCVLFDFLSDPLSDLKWKEVKRAALSEMVEYITHNRNVITEPIYPEVVHMFAVNMFRTLPPSSNPTGAEFDPEEDEPTLEAAWPHLQLVYEFFLRFLESPDFQPNVAKKYIDQKFVMQLLDLFDSEDPRERDFLKTTLHRIYGKFLGLRAYIRKQINNIFYRFIYETEHHNGIAELLEILGSIINGFALPLKEEHKIFLLKVLLPLHKVKSLSVYHPQLAYCVVQFLEKDSTLTEPVVMALLKYWPKTHSPKEVMFLNELEEILDVIEPSEFVKVQEPLFRQLAKCVSSPHFQVAERALYYWNNEYIMSLISDNAAKILPIMFPALYRNSKTHWNKTIHGLIYNALKLFMEMNQKLFDDCTQQFRAEKNKEKAKSKEREEAWIKIENLAKSNPQFSMYVDSSDLNSPVAMETDVPLIEDVQRLKKTVEEGATQLQHEQRKERPMVRRKSELPQDIYTTKALESHRRAEDMLTTHDGL
- the ppp2r5ca gene encoding serine/threonine-protein phosphatase 2A 56 kDa regulatory subunit gamma isoform isoform X3; translated protein: MLTCNKAGDRMVVDAPNSNGPFQPVALMHFRDVAPAEQEKLFIQKLRQCCVLFDFLSDPLSDLKWKEVKRAALSEMVEYITHNRNVITEPIYPEVVHMFAVNMFRTLPPSSNPTGAEFDPEEDEPTLEAAWPHLQLVYEFFLRFLESPDFQPNVAKKYIDQKFVMQLLDLFDSEDPRERDFLKTTLHRIYGKFLGLRAYIRKQINNIFYRFIYETEHHNGIAELLEILGSIINGFALPLKEEHKIFLLKVLLPLHKVKSLSVYHPQLAYCVVQFLEKDSTLTEPVVMALLKYWPKTHSPKEVMFLNELEEILDVIEPSEFVKVQEPLFRQLAKCVSSPHFQVAERALYYWNNEYIMSLISDNAAKILPIMFPALYRNSKTHWNKTIHGLIYNALKLFMEMNQKLFDDCTQQFRAEKNKEKAKSKEREEAWIKIENLAKSNPQSCSNGDGCSFDRRCSEVKKDS